The following is a genomic window from Polaribacter atrinae.
AATTACAATAAATAGTTCTGTAGAACCTGAAGATGTAGAGTTGATAAATACAACTGTAGCTCCAATGATTGTAAATGCAGGCAATGATATTAGGGTTACTGCAACACAAAGTTATTCTGGATCTCAGCTTGCTGCTGATTTACCTAATATTCATCTTGGTTATTACTTGTCTACTGATTGTGATTTAAGTGAAAATGATATTTTATTGGGTGCGGATAATTCTAACCTTGGCAGTGATAATGAAAGTGAAAATGAAAGTTCAAGTCTTACGATTCCAAAGAACACATCTGCTGGAACTTATTTTATCATCTTTTCAGCAGATAATAACGGAGTACTAACCGAAAATGATGAAGCTAATAATAGAAACTGTATTCAAATTACAGTAGACGCTGCTTTGTCTAATATAGATTATGAGTTTAAAAATCAATTAAAAGTTTTTCCAAATCCTACATCAGATATCATAAACATAAAGGCAAATACCAATTTGGGTATCAATCAACTTTATATCTATAATTTAAATGGACGTTTAATAAAAGAAAGTGCAACAGATTTAGATAAAATTAATATTTCGGAATTATCAAAAGGAATCTATTTATTAAAAGTTGTTGGTAATGAGAATAAAACAGCGGTTTTTAGAATTATTAAAAAATAAAAAAAAGTTGTTTTAAATATTAAAACGCAAAAAAATAAAGTACATGAATTCAACCATAATTTTATTAATCATTATCTCTTATTTTGGAGTATTAATGTTAATATCTCACTTTGTTTCAAAAAATACAAGTGATGATTCTTTTTACACCGGAGATAGAAAATCTCCTTGGCAAGTAGTTGCTTTCGGAATGATTGGAGCTGTTATGTCTGGTGTTACATTTGTTTCTATTCCGGGAATGGTCAGTAATAATTATTTCTATTATTTACAATTTGTTTTTGGTAATGTAGTAGGATATATTTTTATCACTTATGTATTAATTCCTATTTATTACAATTTACAATTGGTATCTATTTATAGTTATTTAGAAACAAGATTTGGATCTAGAACTTATAAAACAGGATCTTTATTTTTTCTGATATCTCAATCGTTTGGTGCTGCCTTAAGATTATTATTAGCAGCAAAAATTTTACAGTATGCCGTTTTTGATGCACTAAACATTCCGTTTTTTTTAACGGTAATTATCATATTGATTTTAATATGGATGTACACCAATAAATCTGGAATTAAAACAATTGTTTGGACAGATACACTTCAAACATTTTTTTTACTAATGGCGGCTATTGTGTCAATATTCATCATTAAAGATTCTTTAAACTTAAGTTTTTCAGAAACGATCACGTCTGTTACAAATCATAAATACTTTAAGGTTTTTAATTGGGATTTTAATTCTGGTAGTAATTTCTTTAAACAGTTTATTTCTGGAATTTTAATTGCTGTTGCTATGGTTGGTTTAGACCAAAATATGATGCAAAAAACATTAACCTGTAAAAGTAAAAAAGAAGCGCAGCGTAATATTTTAACCTTTAGTTTGTTTTTAGCTTTAGCACAGTTTCTCTTTTTAGGTTTGGGAGTGATGTTGTATTTATATGCAGAAAAATTCGGAATTCAATTAGAAATAGAAAACGGTCAATTTATTCATACAGATAATTTATTTCCGATGCTTTCTCTTGGTAGTTTTGGTACCGTAGCAGCAATCAGTTTTATTTTAGGAATTACGGCAGCTTCATTTTCTAGTGTAGATTCATCACTAACGGCGTTAACTACCTCCTTTACACATGATTTTTTAGATATTACACATAAAACTTCAAAAGAAAAAAAACGACTTAAAAATTATGTTTTACTTGGTTTCTCAATTGTAATTTTCATTATTATAATGTTATTCTCTGGAAGTAAAGGAGACGTAATTACAACAATTTTTAAAGTAGCAGGATACACGTACGGTCCGTTATTAGGGCTTTACCTTTTAGGTATTTTCACTAAAATAAGAATAAAAGACAAAGCTGTACCATACATCTGTGTCTTAATGCCATTACTTACATATTATATAAATTACATAGTTAAAGTTAAGTTTTCATTTGATTTAGGTTTCATGAATATTTTATTAAATGCTTGTCTTACCATACTATGTTTAATCCTTATACGAAACAAAAATGACGAATAAATTAACTACAGAGCAAGTATCAGATTATAATAATTTAGAGCAGATGAGTACCACGGAATTGCTCACAAATATGAATAATGAGGACAAATTGGTTCCTTTGGCTATTGAAAAAGCAATTCCATCTATACATAAACTGGTAGATGTAATTCATGAAAAAATGAGCAACGGAGGCCGATTATTTTATATTGGTGCAGGTACAAGCGGACGACTGGGTGTGTTAGACGCATCAGAATGTCCGCCAACGTATGGTGTTTCCGATAATTGGGTAATAGGAATTATTGCTGGTGGAGATGTGGCACTTAGAAAAGCCGTAGAAAATGCAGAAGATGACACAGAATTAGCATGGGAAACTTTAAAAGAGCATAATATTTCTAATAAAGATGTTTTAATTGGTATTGCAGCTTCAGGTACTACACCGTATGTTATTGGTGGTTTGCAAAAAGCAAAAGAACAAAATATAATTACAGGTTGTATTACATGTAACGAGGGGTCTCCACTTGCGTTAGAAGCAGATTTTCCTATAGAATTAGTCGTTGGGCCAGAGTTTGTAACAGGAAGCACAAGAATGAAAGCAGGTACTGCTCAGAAATTAGCTTTAAACATGATTTCTACAACTGTTATGATAAAACTAGGCAGGGTTAAAGGAAATAAAATGGTAGACATGCAGCTTTCTAATAAAAAGCTCGTTTCTAGAGGAGTAAAGATGGTTATGGATGAGCTCCATATTGAAACAGAATTAGCAAGTAAACTGTTACAGGAACATAAAAGTGTTAGAAAATCTATAGAAGCGTATAGAGAAGAAGTCAAATAATAGATTTTATAGAAATGGCAAAAAAGGAGAGATTAATAGCGTTAGATGTTCTAAGAGGCATAACAATTGCTTCCATGATTTTGGTAAATACGCCTGGTAGTTGGTCTTATGTTTATTGGCCATTATTACATGCAAAATGGCATGGCTTTACACCAACAGACGCTGTCTTTCCTTTTTTCTTATTTATTGTAGGAGTTTCTATACATTTTGCTTTTAAAAATTTTAGACCAAGTGAGCATAAACAAGCAATTAAAAAGATTGTTAAAAGAACGTTTATAATATTTGCAATTGGATTGTTTTTAAATTTATTTCCAAAATTCAATTTTGAAACGGTTCGATATTTTGGGGTGTTGCAAAGAATAGCAATTGCCTATGGTGTGGGTGCTACTCTTTGTTTATTTTTTAATAAAAGAATTCTAACCTACATTACTGTCTTAATTTTAGTTAGCTATTGGGCCATTTTATATTTCTTTGTACCAGAAAATCCTTTTGGACCGCAAACAAATTTAGTGGGTAAAATAGACTTGTATTTATTCGGACCAAATCACATCTGGAAAGGTCTTGGTTTTCCTTTTGATCCAGAAGGATTATTATCTACGGTACCAGCAATTGCAACAGTACTTATTGGTGCTTTAACGGGTAGTTTTTTAAGTGAATTCTCTAATATTACGGTTAAAATAAAAACCCTTTTAAGCTACGGGGTTGGTCTTGTTTTACTAGGCTATATTTGGGGTTTTGTATTTCCTATCAATAAATCGCTTTGGTCAAGTACTTTTGTTTGCTTTTCTGCAGGATGGGCAATGATTATATTGGCCTTTTTAATATGGATTATCGATCAAAAAAAATGCACAGCATGGTCTAAACCATTTATCCATTTTGGCACAAACCCTTTGTTCATCTTTGTATTCTCTGGTTTGTATGCAAAAACAATCATTTATTTAATAAAAATAACCAATTCTCAAGGAGAGATTGTATCAGCAAAACAATATTTATATCAAGATATATTTTTTCCTATTGCCGGAAATATGAATGGGTCACTTCTTTTTGCAGTTGCTCATATTCTATTTTTCTGGTGTTTAGTTTACTTATTACACAGAAATAAAATATTTATAAAAATTTAATTCCTAAAAATGAAAAAATTAATTCCTACACTTTTAGTTTTACTACTTGTCGCTTTAAGTTGCGATAAAAAACAACCAACAAACATATCGTTAGAAAATACACCACGCACAAAATGGGTAGATAGTATCTATAATAAAATGACTTTAAAAGAAAAAATAGGTCAATTATTTATGATTGCCACCTATTCTAATAAAGGTAAAAAGCATACAGATTCTATTCAGAGATTGATCAATGAGAACGGAATTGGTGGATTGGTGTTTTTTCAAGGTGGTCCTGTTAGACAAGCTCGTCAAACAAATGTATATCAAGCAACATCAAAAGTACCATTGTTAATTGCAATGGATGCTGAATGGGGTTTAAATATGCGATTAGATAGTACGGTGAGGTTTCCGTATAATATGACTTTAGGAGCCATAAAAGATACCGACTTAGTAAGAAAAGTTGGTGAGAAAATTGGGGAGCATTGTAATCGCTTAGGGGTACATATAAACTTTGCTCCTGTGGTAGATATCAATACAAATTCTAAAAACCCAATAATTGGTGTGCGTTCTTTTGCCGAAGATAAATACCAGGTTACAGAAAAAGCACTTGCTTTTACAAATGGTATGCAAAGTAAGAATGTGTTAGCTTGTGCAAAACATTTTCCAGGACATGGAGATACCGATAAAGATTCTCATAAAACGCTTCCAACCGT
Proteins encoded in this region:
- the murQ gene encoding N-acetylmuramic acid 6-phosphate etherase; translation: MTNKLTTEQVSDYNNLEQMSTTELLTNMNNEDKLVPLAIEKAIPSIHKLVDVIHEKMSNGGRLFYIGAGTSGRLGVLDASECPPTYGVSDNWVIGIIAGGDVALRKAVENAEDDTELAWETLKEHNISNKDVLIGIAASGTTPYVIGGLQKAKEQNIITGCITCNEGSPLALEADFPIELVVGPEFVTGSTRMKAGTAQKLALNMISTTVMIKLGRVKGNKMVDMQLSNKKLVSRGVKMVMDELHIETELASKLLQEHKSVRKSIEAYREEVK
- a CDS encoding acyltransferase family protein; this encodes MAKKERLIALDVLRGITIASMILVNTPGSWSYVYWPLLHAKWHGFTPTDAVFPFFLFIVGVSIHFAFKNFRPSEHKQAIKKIVKRTFIIFAIGLFLNLFPKFNFETVRYFGVLQRIAIAYGVGATLCLFFNKRILTYITVLILVSYWAILYFFVPENPFGPQTNLVGKIDLYLFGPNHIWKGLGFPFDPEGLLSTVPAIATVLIGALTGSFLSEFSNITVKIKTLLSYGVGLVLLGYIWGFVFPINKSLWSSTFVCFSAGWAMIILAFLIWIIDQKKCTAWSKPFIHFGTNPLFIFVFSGLYAKTIIYLIKITNSQGEIVSAKQYLYQDIFFPIAGNMNGSLLFAVAHILFFWCLVYLLHRNKIFIKI
- a CDS encoding sodium:solute symporter — encoded protein: MNSTIILLIIISYFGVLMLISHFVSKNTSDDSFYTGDRKSPWQVVAFGMIGAVMSGVTFVSIPGMVSNNYFYYLQFVFGNVVGYIFITYVLIPIYYNLQLVSIYSYLETRFGSRTYKTGSLFFLISQSFGAALRLLLAAKILQYAVFDALNIPFFLTVIIILILIWMYTNKSGIKTIVWTDTLQTFFLLMAAIVSIFIIKDSLNLSFSETITSVTNHKYFKVFNWDFNSGSNFFKQFISGILIAVAMVGLDQNMMQKTLTCKSKKEAQRNILTFSLFLALAQFLFLGLGVMLYLYAEKFGIQLEIENGQFIHTDNLFPMLSLGSFGTVAAISFILGITAASFSSVDSSLTALTTSFTHDFLDITHKTSKEKKRLKNYVLLGFSIVIFIIIMLFSGSKGDVITTIFKVAGYTYGPLLGLYLLGIFTKIRIKDKAVPYICVLMPLLTYYINYIVKVKFSFDLGFMNILLNACLTILCLILIRNKNDE